A single region of the Microtus ochrogaster isolate Prairie Vole_2 chromosome 2, MicOch1.0, whole genome shotgun sequence genome encodes:
- the Tpst2 gene encoding protein-tyrosine sulfotransferase 2, whose product MRRAPCLGLRPWLGMRLSVRKVLLAAGCALALVLALQLGQQVLECRAVLEGMRSSRRMRPEQEELVMLDANQVEYRYGKAMPLIFVGGVPRSGTTLMRAMLDAHPEVRCGEETRIIPRVLAMRQAWSKSGREKLRLDEAGVTDEVLDAAMQAFILEVIAKHGEPARVLCNKDPFTLKSSVYLARLFPNSKFLLMVRDGRASVHSMITRKVTIAGFDLSSYRDCLTKWNKAIEVMYAQCMEVGRDKCLPVYYEQLVLHPRRSLKRILDFLGITWSDTVLHHEDLIGKPGGVSLSKIERSTDQVIKPVNLEALSKWTGHIPGDVVRDMAQIAPMLARLGYDPYANPPNYGNPDPIVINNTHRVLKGDYKTPANLKGYFQVNQNSTSPHLGSS is encoded by the exons ATGAGGCGGGCCCCCTGCCTGGGCCTGCGCCCTTGGCTGGGCATGCGCCTGTCGGTGCGTAAGGTgttgctggctgctggctgtgcACTGGCCCTGGTGCTGGCCCTGCAGCTTGGGCAGCAAGTGTTAGAGTGCCGGGCAGTGCTCGAGGGCATGCGGAGCTCAAGAAGGATGCGGCCAGAGCAGGAGGAACTGGTGATGCTTGATGCCAACCAGGTGGAGTACCGCTATGGCAAGGCCATGCCACTCATCTTTGTGGGTGGCGTACCTCGCAGCGGCACCACCCTCATGCGTGCCATGCTGGACGCGCACCCTGAGGTGCGCTGTGGGGAAGAGACGCGCATCATCCCTCGTGTGCTGGCCATGCGGCAGGCCTGGTCAAAGTCTGGCCGGGAGAAGCTGCGACTGGACGAAGCAGGTGTGACAGACGAGGTGCTGGATGCCGCCATGCAGGCCTTCATCCTGGAGGTGATTGCCAAGCATGGCGAGCCAGCTCGTGTGCTGTGTAACAAGGACCCCTTCACGCTCAAGTCCTCTGTGTACTTGGCACGCCTGTTCCCCAACTCCAAATTTCTGCTAATGGTGCGCGATGGCCGGGCCTCCGTGCACTCCATGATCACTCGCAAGGTCACCATCGCAGGCTTTGACCTCAGCAGCTACCGAGACTGTCTTACAAAGTGGAACAAGGCCATCGAGGTGATGTATGCACAGTGCATGGAGGTGGGCAGAGACAAGTGCCTGCCTGTGTACTATGAGCAGTTGGTGCTGCACCCCCGGCGCTCACTCAAGCGCATCCTAGACTTCCTGGGCATCACCTGGAGTGACACAGTCCTGCACCATGAGGACCTCATTGGCAAGCCTGGGGGCGTCTCCTTGTCCAA GATTGAGCGGTCCACGGACCAGGTCATCAAACCTGTGAACTTGGAAGCACTCTCCAAGTGGACTGGCCACATCCCTGGAGACGTGGTGAGGGATATGGCCCAGATTGCCCCCATGCTGGCTCGGCTTGGCTATGACCCATATGCAAACCCGCCCAACTATGGGAACCCTGACCCGATTGTCATCAACAACACACACCGG GTCTTGAAAGGAGACTATAAAACGCCAGCCAATCTGAAAGGATATTTTCAG GTGAACCAGAACAGCACCTCCCCACACCTGGGAAGTTCGTGA